One stretch of Streptococcus australis DNA includes these proteins:
- a CDS encoding ABC transporter ATP-binding protein/permease codes for MLQLQHISKVYHTGDQEFHALKDISIRFRENEFVSILGQSGSGKTTLLNIIGGLDQYTSGDLLIQGKSTKQFKDRDWDSYRNHTIGFVFQSYNLIGHQTALSNVEIAMTLSGVSKAERKKRAIEALERVGLKDHLYKKPNQMSGGQMQRIAIARALVNNPKVVLADEPTGALDSETSLQIMELLKDIAKERLVIMVTHNPELAQKYSTRIVQVLDGNILSDSNPCEPTEEIKQVDIQFTKTKMSFMTALALSFNNLLTKKGRTFLTAFAGSIGIIGIALILALSNGVSDYVKKVQEDTLVSLPLTISEQNQSNLLATSPDLSEKPYKDNHELGINTVLTNLLKKQIGKNDLASFKTYLEEHASKVESLTKDIRYRYNLQPFIYASDTSNGPKSILPSTLADEVETANQTMKGYLQNLNYWTELSSDSSMLESKYDVLEGRFPQDKSEIVLIVDENNQISDLLLYSLRIKDPSELNDTKKLDELSSQTYQYSDFIGKTFKAVVNTKRFVKENNLWLNKIDNASYMTTQIENGLELKIVGVLRQKDGTSSGVNAPSGGIAYTSALIDYTSEHIQNSDIVKEQEANQNLNVFTGKDFAKDPKPFSSENLTEEEKIQLAKMTPEEQAQYVQQYNDNSAATYEENLAKMGVINKSKPAAIELYNPSFQQKQDLKEFINAYNTAKKEAGEDDKVLAYSDDIQTIMSSITTLVGVVTTVLVGFVAISLIVSSIMISIITYISVLERTKEIGILRAMGASKKDIRRIFTAETAIEGFISGVLGIAVTLLATFPINTIVAKMTNVENVAQLPIEVALILIGISIVLTMLAGLIPSRIAAKKDPVESLRSE; via the coding sequence ATGTTACAGCTACAACACATTTCAAAAGTCTATCATACGGGCGATCAAGAGTTCCATGCGCTAAAGGATATCTCGATTCGTTTCCGTGAGAATGAGTTTGTCTCCATTCTCGGGCAATCGGGTTCTGGGAAAACCACCCTATTAAATATCATCGGGGGACTCGACCAATACACATCCGGTGATTTACTCATCCAAGGAAAATCAACAAAGCAATTTAAAGACCGCGATTGGGATAGCTACAGAAACCACACCATCGGTTTCGTCTTTCAGTCTTATAATCTCATCGGGCACCAAACTGCACTCTCCAACGTAGAAATTGCAATGACTCTTTCGGGCGTTTCAAAAGCAGAACGTAAGAAACGTGCTATCGAAGCTCTTGAACGCGTTGGATTAAAAGACCATTTATATAAGAAGCCAAACCAAATGTCTGGAGGACAGATGCAACGGATTGCGATTGCTCGTGCACTTGTCAATAATCCAAAGGTCGTTTTAGCTGATGAACCTACAGGAGCGCTTGATTCTGAGACTTCTCTACAAATCATGGAGTTGCTAAAAGACATCGCCAAGGAACGTTTGGTTATCATGGTGACGCATAACCCAGAGCTGGCACAGAAGTACTCCACACGTATCGTACAAGTATTAGATGGAAACATCTTGAGCGACTCAAACCCATGCGAACCAACAGAGGAGATAAAGCAAGTCGACATCCAGTTCACGAAGACGAAGATGAGCTTTATGACAGCTCTAGCCCTTTCGTTTAATAACCTATTGACGAAGAAAGGCCGTACCTTCCTGACAGCCTTTGCCGGTTCCATCGGGATTATCGGGATTGCCCTTATCTTAGCCCTTTCAAATGGTGTGAGTGACTACGTTAAAAAGGTGCAGGAAGATACTCTCGTCTCTCTTCCACTGACGATTAGCGAGCAGAACCAGAGCAACTTGTTGGCGACCTCTCCAGATTTGAGCGAGAAGCCTTACAAGGATAATCATGAGCTCGGTATCAATACGGTTTTAACTAATTTATTGAAAAAACAAATCGGAAAGAACGACTTAGCTTCCTTCAAGACTTACTTGGAGGAACACGCTTCGAAGGTCGAATCTCTCACAAAAGACATTCGTTACCGATACAATTTACAACCGTTTATCTATGCAAGTGATACTTCCAACGGACCCAAAAGTATTCTGCCTTCAACCTTAGCTGATGAAGTAGAAACAGCGAACCAAACGATGAAGGGATACTTACAAAACCTCAACTACTGGACTGAACTTTCTAGTGATTCTTCAATGCTAGAAAGCAAGTACGACGTGTTGGAAGGACGCTTCCCACAAGATAAGTCCGAGATCGTCCTTATCGTAGATGAAAACAATCAAATTAGCGACTTGTTGCTCTATAGTTTGCGTATCAAAGATCCCAGTGAATTGAACGACACGAAGAAGCTCGACGAACTCTCTTCTCAAACGTATCAATATAGTGATTTTATCGGAAAAACTTTCAAAGCAGTTGTCAATACAAAGCGTTTTGTGAAAGAAAATAACTTATGGCTCAATAAGATTGATAATGCTTCTTATATGACCACTCAAATCGAGAATGGGCTCGAACTTAAAATTGTGGGTGTCCTTCGCCAAAAAGACGGCACAAGTTCAGGCGTGAATGCTCCTTCAGGAGGAATCGCCTACACAAGCGCCCTTATTGATTACACTTCCGAGCATATTCAAAATAGTGATATCGTTAAGGAACAGGAAGCCAATCAAAATCTAAATGTATTTACGGGTAAAGACTTTGCCAAAGATCCTAAACCATTCAGTTCGGAGAATTTAACTGAAGAAGAAAAAATTCAGTTAGCCAAAATGACTCCTGAAGAACAAGCGCAGTATGTCCAACAATATAACGATAACTCGGCTGCCACTTACGAGGAAAACCTCGCAAAAATGGGCGTCATCAACAAATCTAAACCAGCTGCCATTGAGCTCTACAACCCCTCGTTCCAACAAAAACAAGACTTGAAAGAATTTATAAACGCCTATAACACGGCGAAAAAAGAAGCTGGAGAAGACGATAAGGTACTCGCTTATTCAGATGATATCCAAACTATCATGTCTTCAATTACGACATTGGTTGGCGTAGTGACAACAGTACTCGTTGGCTTTGTGGCCATCTCACTCATTGTATCTTCTATAATGATTTCGATTATCACGTACATTTCAGTTCTCGAACGTACAAAAGAAATCGGAATCCTACGTGCAATGGGGGCTTCGAAGAAAGACATTCGTCGTATCTTTACTGCTGAAACAGCCATCGAAGGATTCATCTCTGGGGTGCTCGGTATCGCGGTTACTCTCCTTGCGACATTTCCAATCAATACGATTGTTGCGAAAATGACAAATGTGGAAAATGTAGCGCAATTACCAATAGAAGTAGCTCTAATCCTTATCGGTATTTCGATTGTCCTAACTATGTTAGCAGGTCTCATCCCTTCACGCATCGCTGCTAAGAAAGACCCAGTCGAATCGCTTCGTAGCGAATAA
- a CDS encoding cation diffusion facilitator family transporter: MSSKTSIWLAFFLNLSFSVVEFIFGVIFNSSAVLADAVHDLGDALAIGLSACLETISNRQEDKRYTLGYKRFSLLGAMLTAVILFTGSIIMILESIPRLLSPEPVDYQGMLWLGVIAIIINLLASLVVRKGQTKNEAILTLHFLEDILGWLAVILVACVLYVTDWYFLDPLLSLLISCFILWKAIPRFWSTLKIFLDAVPEGIETAKLEKELVRLTNVKSVNQLSIWSMDGLENDAIVHVCLEEIEYMEYCKESIRNLLKDYGFQNVTIEVDANLASHQTHKRNIEGLEVGQSHRHHHS, translated from the coding sequence ATGAGTTCTAAAACATCTATCTGGTTAGCTTTTTTCTTAAATCTATCATTTTCTGTTGTCGAATTTATTTTTGGTGTCATCTTTAATTCAAGCGCTGTATTAGCAGATGCGGTTCATGATTTGGGTGATGCCCTTGCCATAGGCTTATCAGCTTGCTTGGAAACTATTTCCAATCGTCAGGAAGACAAACGTTACACTCTTGGTTACAAACGTTTCAGTCTGCTAGGTGCCATGCTGACAGCTGTTATCCTCTTTACGGGGTCAATCATAATGATTTTAGAAAGCATTCCCCGTCTGCTTTCTCCGGAGCCTGTCGATTACCAAGGTATGCTGTGGCTGGGAGTTATCGCAATTATTATCAATCTCTTGGCTAGTCTGGTCGTTCGTAAGGGTCAGACCAAGAACGAAGCTATCCTGACCCTACATTTTCTAGAAGATATTCTAGGTTGGCTAGCGGTTATTCTGGTTGCTTGTGTTCTGTATGTCACTGACTGGTACTTTCTTGATCCGCTTTTATCGCTATTGATTTCTTGCTTTATTCTCTGGAAAGCCATTCCTCGCTTTTGGTCTACCCTTAAGATTTTCTTAGATGCGGTGCCTGAAGGTATCGAGACTGCTAAGCTAGAGAAAGAGTTAGTAAGGCTAACTAATGTTAAAAGTGTAAATCAACTCAGTATTTGGTCTATGGATGGTCTGGAAAATGACGCCATTGTTCATGTTTGCCTAGAAGAGATTGAATATATGGAGTATTGTAAAGAATCCATTCGTAATTTACTCAAAGATTATGGTTTTCAAAATGTTACCATTGAAGTTGATGCAAACCTAGCAAGTCACCAAACTCATAAGCGAAACATTGAGGGGTTGGAAGTAGGTCAAAGTCATAGACATCATCATTCATAA
- a CDS encoding TetR/AcrR family transcriptional regulator — translation MQKRDRRVSKTKKAIYQAFLQVLNDKGYDATTVQDIIDLADVGRSTFYCHYESKELLLDELCRYLFHHLFEREEHLTTEGYLAHIFLHFQKNQDHVTSLLFSKNDYFLRQLHKELEHHVYPMVAEDLQEAYPNIPASYLKHFVVTNFIETLTWWLKNGKSYTEDQVVRFYLDVIEMTSTKSL, via the coding sequence ATGCAAAAAAGGGACCGTCGAGTCAGCAAGACGAAAAAAGCCATTTATCAAGCTTTTTTACAAGTTTTGAACGACAAGGGCTATGATGCCACTACTGTCCAAGATATCATTGACTTGGCAGATGTTGGGCGCTCGACCTTTTACTGTCACTACGAGAGCAAGGAGCTGCTTTTAGATGAACTCTGTCGCTACCTCTTTCATCATCTCTTTGAAAGGGAAGAACACTTAACTACAGAAGGCTACCTCGCACATATCTTTTTACATTTTCAAAAAAACCAAGACCATGTCACCAGTCTTCTTTTTTCCAAAAACGACTACTTTCTCCGCCAACTACACAAGGAACTCGAACACCATGTTTACCCCATGGTAGCGGAGGATTTGCAAGAGGCCTATCCAAACATTCCGGCTTCCTACCTCAAACATTTTGTAGTAACCAATTTTATCGAAACACTGACCTGGTGGCTAAAAAATGGAAAATCTTATACAGAAGACCAAGTAGTGAGATTTTACTTAGATGTGATTGAGATGACTTCTACAAAATCACTCTAG
- a CDS encoding glucuronide permease, whose product MLNSIILGILTIVLALGFSLLHLAAAFAAMKEKNYCRGNMCILVGSCLTSLALAIFFFIPLATVVLWIVGSSIICYGAYWNGQQQESQHISHHIIRGTLAALITLLFILL is encoded by the coding sequence ATGTTAAATTCTATTATCCTAGGAATACTAACGATTGTACTAGCTCTCGGTTTTTCACTTCTCCATCTCGCAGCTGCTTTCGCAGCCATGAAAGAAAAAAATTACTGTCGGGGAAATATGTGTATCTTGGTAGGGAGCTGTCTCACCTCACTAGCTCTTGCTATCTTTTTCTTTATCCCGCTTGCAACTGTCGTCTTATGGATAGTGGGCTCTAGCATCATCTGCTACGGTGCTTACTGGAATGGGCAACAGCAAGAAAGTCAACATATATCGCACCACATTATAAGGGGCACACTAGCGGCTTTGATCACGCTCTTGTTTATCTTACTCTAA
- a CDS encoding ABC transporter permease/substrate-binding protein encodes MANLISTFQDRFSDWVTALSQHLQLSLLTLILAILLALPLAVFLRYHEKLADWVLQIAGIFQTIPSLALLGLFIPLMGIGTLPALTALVIYAIFPILQNTITGLKGIDPSLQEAGIAFGMTRWERLKKFEIPLAMPVMMSGIRTAAVLIIGTATLAALIGAGGLGSFILLGIDRNNASLILIGALSSAVLAIAFNFLLKVMEKAKLRTIFAGFTLVTVLLGLSYSPALLAQKEKENLVIAGKLGPEPEILTNMYKLLIEENTSMSATVKPNFGKTSFLYEALKKGDIDIYPEFTGTVTESLLQPAPKVGHEPEQVYQVARDGIAKQDHLTYLKPMSYQNTYAVAVPKKIAQEYGLKTISDLKKVEGQLKAGFTLEFNDRDDGNKGLQSLYGLNLNVATMEPALRYQAIQSGDIQITDAYSTDAELARYDLQVLEDDKQLFPPYQGAPLMKAALLKKHPELETVLNKLAGKISESQMSQLNYQVGVEGKAAEQVAKEFLQEQGLLKK; translated from the coding sequence ATGGCTAATTTAATATCAACTTTTCAGGATCGTTTTAGTGATTGGGTAACAGCCCTATCTCAACATTTGCAGTTGTCACTTTTGACCTTGATCTTAGCAATTTTACTAGCCCTACCTTTAGCAGTATTTCTCCGTTATCATGAAAAGTTGGCGGATTGGGTCTTGCAGATTGCTGGGATTTTCCAGACCATCCCGTCTCTAGCTTTGTTGGGGCTTTTTATCCCCTTGATGGGAATTGGGACCTTGCCGGCTTTGACAGCTCTGGTGATTTATGCGATTTTTCCGATTTTGCAAAATACCATCACTGGGCTGAAGGGAATTGATCCGAGTCTGCAAGAGGCAGGGATTGCTTTTGGGATGACCAGATGGGAGCGACTCAAGAAGTTTGAAATTCCACTAGCCATGCCTGTCATGATGTCTGGGATTCGGACGGCAGCGGTCTTGATTATCGGTACGGCAACCTTGGCGGCCTTGATTGGTGCAGGGGGACTGGGTTCCTTTATCCTGTTGGGAATTGACCGTAATAATGCCAGTTTGATTTTGATTGGGGCACTTTCTTCTGCAGTGCTAGCCATTGCCTTTAACTTCCTACTAAAAGTAATGGAAAAAGCGAAATTGCGGACGATTTTTGCTGGTTTTACCTTGGTGACGGTCTTGCTCGGTCTGTCTTATAGCCCAGCTCTTTTGGCTCAGAAAGAGAAAGAAAACCTGGTCATCGCTGGGAAATTGGGGCCTGAACCAGAAATCTTGACTAATATGTATAAGTTGCTGATCGAAGAAAATACCAGCATGTCTGCGACTGTTAAACCGAATTTTGGGAAAACAAGCTTTCTCTATGAAGCTCTGAAAAAAGGGGATATTGACATCTATCCTGAATTTACCGGTACGGTGACTGAAAGTTTGCTTCAACCAGCACCTAAAGTAGGTCATGAACCAGAGCAGGTTTATCAAGTGGCGCGTGATGGTATTGCCAAGCAGGATCATCTAACCTATCTTAAACCCATGTCTTATCAAAATACCTACGCTGTAGCTGTTCCAAAAAAGATTGCTCAAGAATATGGCTTGAAGACCATTTCAGACTTGAAAAAAGTAGAAGGTCAGCTGAAGGCAGGGTTTACTCTCGAATTTAATGACCGCGATGATGGAAATAAGGGCTTGCAGTCTCTCTACGGTCTCAATCTCAATGTAGCGACAATGGAACCAGCCCTTCGTTATCAGGCTATTCAGTCAGGTGATATTCAAATCACGGACGCCTATTCGACCGATGCAGAGTTGGCGCGTTATGATTTACAGGTTTTGGAAGATGATAAGCAACTCTTCCCACCTTATCAAGGGGCTCCTCTGATGAAAGCAGCTCTTCTTAAGAAACATCCAGAGTTGGAAACGGTGCTTAATAAACTGGCTGGTAAAATTTCTGAAAGCCAGATGAGCCAGCTCAACTATCAAGTTGGTGTCGAAGGCAAAGCAGCAGAACAAGTAGCCAAGGAATTTCTACAAGAACAAGGCTTGTTGAAGAAATAA